CGCGCCGACGCTCATGCGCCGACGATGAACTCATACAGACCGTACGATGCGAGGAGCATGATCACGTCGTATCCTACGACCCACCCCATGCCGGTCCAGAACACCCCCACACCCTCGGCCCCGCCCACGATCGCGCCTCCGGTGGCGATGACCGCCCCGAGCAGCAGCGGATACATCAACGGGATGAACAGCATCGCGAGAACGAAGTCCTTGCCCGATGTGTTGACCGACATCGTGGCCAGGAGCGTACCCACGCCGGAGATGCCCACCGAACCCGCCAGCAGGATCAGTGGCAGCAAGGCGAGCGAGGACGCATCCATCTGCTCACCCTGCAGGAACAGGAAGCCGAACACCGGCAGCGTCAGCAGTTCGACCGCCAGCAGGAAGATGAGGTTGCCGCCTGCCTTGGCGAAGAAGATCACCGGGCGGTCCACGGGCGAGAGCAGGAGCGCCTCGAGGCACCCCTGATCCTTCTCGTGGACCAGTGAGCGGTTGAGTCCGAGCATCGATGTGAAGATGAAGGCGAGCCAGAGCAGTCCGGCGGCGATGTCACGCGGATCGAAGCTCGAGCCCGCCTGCGACAGCGCCACGAAGTAGACGACCATCGTGAGCAGGGCGTAGAGGCCCATCGACATGATCATCTCCTTGGTGCGGAGCTCCATGACGATGTCCTTCCGGAGCATCGCCCGCAACTGCCGTCCGGAGAGTCCGGCCATCTACGAGACCCCCATTCCAACGGTGGAACGGTAGGTCTGCCGGAACGCGGCGTCATCGATGTCCTCGCGCCGTTCGAACATCACGACACGACCCTTCGCCAGGATCAGCGCGTGGCTGCAGAGCTCCAGGCCCTTGTCGAGGTCGTGACTGATCATGACGAACGTGTGGTTGCCGCGGATCTGCGCGATGAGACCGTCGAGGATGTCCATGGCGTGCGGGTCGAGGCCCGAGTACGGCTCGTCCAGGAAGAGCACCTCAGGCCGGTGGAGCAACGCGCGCGCGATCGAGAGACGCTGCAGCATGCCGCGCGAGAACGTCCGCGTGAGGTCGAGCTTGCGGTGGTCCAGCTCCACGGCCTCCAGGAGCTCGGCAACGCGCGCCTCCGGCTGTTCCACGCCGTACATGTCGGCGAAGAACAGCAGGTTCTCCTCGGCGGTAAGGTCCGGATACAGCAACGGGTTATGGCTGATCAGCCCGATGTGCGTGCGCAGTTCGACGGCATCGCTGACGACGTCCATCCCTAGGACCTGCGCCGTGCCGTTCGTCGGATTGAGCAGCGTGGTGAGCACCTTGATGAGCGTGGTCTTGCCGGCGCCGTTGGGGCCGAAGACCGAGAGGAAGGCGCGCTCCGGGAGGTCGAGGTCGACCCCGTCAAGCGCCTTGCGCACGCCAAAAGCCCGGGTGAGTCCCCGGACCTCCAGCGCGTTCTTCTGGTCATGAACCTCGCTCACACGACCACCCTCACGCCGCGAGACGGGACTTCTTGGGCCACGAGGCGATGCCGCTGCCGATGATCAGGATGGCGAAACCGGACCATACCCACCACTGCATCGGGAAGAACTTGATCGTCACCACAGCGCTGCCGGTGTCATCAACGCCCGAGAAGGAGATGAAGACGTCCTTGAACACCTCGCTCAGCAACGAGACGTGCTGCGTGCTCTGGTTCTGCTGCGCCAACTGCTGCGGGAAACGCAGCTGCGGACGCATCGTCTTGATC
Above is a window of Anaerosoma tenue DNA encoding:
- a CDS encoding heme exporter protein CcmB encodes the protein MAGLSGRQLRAMLRKDIVMELRTKEMIMSMGLYALLTMVVYFVALSQAGSSFDPRDIAAGLLWLAFIFTSMLGLNRSLVHEKDQGCLEALLLSPVDRPVIFFAKAGGNLIFLLAVELLTLPVFGFLFLQGEQMDASSLALLPLILLAGSVGISGVGTLLATMSVNTSGKDFVLAMLFIPLMYPLLLGAVIATGGAIVGGAEGVGVFWTGMGWVVGYDVIMLLASYGLYEFIVGA
- a CDS encoding ABC transporter ATP-binding protein; translated protein: MSEVHDQKNALEVRGLTRAFGVRKALDGVDLDLPERAFLSVFGPNGAGKTTLIKVLTTLLNPTNGTAQVLGMDVVSDAVELRTHIGLISHNPLLYPDLTAEENLLFFADMYGVEQPEARVAELLEAVELDHRKLDLTRTFSRGMLQRLSIARALLHRPEVLFLDEPYSGLDPHAMDILDGLIAQIRGNHTFVMISHDLDKGLELCSHALILAKGRVVMFERREDIDDAAFRQTYRSTVGMGVS